The Henckelia pumila isolate YLH828 chromosome 2, ASM3356847v2, whole genome shotgun sequence genome includes a window with the following:
- the LOC140883584 gene encoding uncharacterized protein isoform X1, with product MTKGGVFMIDGDNVFDNTSVMEPKCASLWLPDAAGPELFPNKRQAIESPICREELGTPMANALPWDSSPEFQSMLSVLSLFMDGIFESEINKPVDLHDRNKVAEIDGPVLLKRVTNEVFENDPSVGLSISYDIESQETAVSCGGSRETNYDPGKNPENGLHIGESSTGLSLDQANNRGNENPLISMGQPYDKEVGNTVPIVPSYDIRDTNIRSMGSPFRKGIGNTKSSTSSSKKQYSSSSCFGCYNGESIVDVLSRPVSSYTLLYEPCSVQTSQTHKKRKAAVSNGRPPKSRLVSTPKSKLGTKPTKKEASNSFPSNVRSLLATGILEDVPVKYVSTLQECQELSGIIKGYGYLCGCQSCNFSKVLNAYEFERHAGCKTNHPNNHVHFENGKTIYQIVQELKSAPSSMLFNAVETMTGSQINQKAFLTWKESFQAATLVYMGRKN from the exons ATGACCAAAGGTGGCGTATTCATGATTGATGGAGACAATGTTTTTGACAACACGTCTGTGATGGAACCTAAGTGTGCCAGCCTATGGTTGCCAGATGCTGCTGGACCAGAATTATTTCCCAACAAAAGGCAAGCTATCGAATCCCCAATTTGCAGAGAAGAATTAGGAACCCCCATGGCGAATGCACTTCCTTGGGATAGTTCTCCTGAGTTTCAATCAATGCTATCAGTGCTCAGTTTATTCATGGATGGCATATTTGAATCTGAGATAAACAAACCTGTTGACTTGCATGATAGAAATAAGGTTGCCGAGATAGATGGCCCAGTTTTGCTTAAAAGAGTTACAAATGAAGTATTTGAGAATGACCCATCTGTTGGTTTATCAATTTCTTATGATATTGAAAGCCAAGAAACTGCTGTAAGCTGTGGTGGAAGTAGAGAAACCAATTATGATCCAGGTAAAAATCCTGAAAATGGACTGCATATTGGAGAGTCCAGCACAGGATTGTCCCTGGATCAGGCGAACAACAGAGGAAATGAAAACCCATTGATATCCATGGGACAACCCTATGATAAGGAAGTTGGAAATACAGTTCCGATCGTTCCTTCCTATGACATCAGAGATACTAATATTAGATCTATGGGTTCACCCTTCAGAAAAGGTATTGGCAATACCAAATCATCGACCAGTTCCTCTAAGAAACAGTACTCCAGTAGTTCATGTTTTGGTTGTTATAATGGTGAATCTATAGTTGATGTCCTGTCGAGGCCAGTTAGTAGCTATACTTTACTCTATGAACCATGTTCGGTTCAAACATCACAAACACATAAAAAACGAAAGGCCGCTGTGTCAAATGGTCGGCCACCTAAATCCAGACTTGTGTCTACACCTAAAAGTAAGTTAGGAACCAAACCTACTAAGAAAGAAGCCTCAAACAGTTTCCCATCCAATGTCAGGAGTTTGTTAGCAACTGGGATCCTCGAGGATGTGCCAGTGAAATATGTTTCTACCTTACAGGAG TGCCAGGAGCTTAGTGGAATCATAAAAGGATATGGCTATCTTTGTGGGTGTCAATCATGCAATTTTTCTAAG GTGCTAAATGCATATGAATTTGAGCGTCATGCTGGTTGTAAGACAAACCACCCAAACAACCACGTACATTTCGAAAATGGGAAGACCATCTATCAGATAGTCCAGGAGCTAAAGAGCGCCCCAAGCAGCATGTTATTTAATGCTGTTGAGACAATGACTGGCTCCCAGATAAATCAAAAGGCCTTTCTCACTTGGAAAG AATCATTTCAAGCTGCCACTCTCGTATATATGGGAAGGAAGAACTAA
- the LOC140883584 gene encoding uncharacterized protein isoform X2: protein MTKGGVFMIDGDNVFDNTSVMEPKCASLWLPDAAGPELFPNKRQAIESPICREELGTPMANALPWDSSPEFQSMLSVLSLFMDGIFESEINKPVDLHDRNKVAEIDGPVLLKRVTNEVFENDPSVGLSISYDIESQETAVSCGGSRETNYDPGKNPENGLHIGESSTGLSLDQANNRGNENPLISMGQPYDKEVGNTVPIVPSYDIRDTNIRSMGSPFRKGIGNTKSSTSSSKKQYSSSSCFGCYNGESIVDVLSRPVSSYTLLYEPCSVQTSQTHKKRKAAVSNGRPPKSRLVSTPKSKLGTKPTKKEASNSFPSNVRSLLATGILEDVPVKYVSTLQEELSGIIKGYGYLCGCQSCNFSKVLNAYEFERHAGCKTNHPNNHVHFENGKTIYQIVQELKSAPSSMLFNAVETMTGSQINQKAFLTWKESFQAATLVYMGRKN from the exons ATGACCAAAGGTGGCGTATTCATGATTGATGGAGACAATGTTTTTGACAACACGTCTGTGATGGAACCTAAGTGTGCCAGCCTATGGTTGCCAGATGCTGCTGGACCAGAATTATTTCCCAACAAAAGGCAAGCTATCGAATCCCCAATTTGCAGAGAAGAATTAGGAACCCCCATGGCGAATGCACTTCCTTGGGATAGTTCTCCTGAGTTTCAATCAATGCTATCAGTGCTCAGTTTATTCATGGATGGCATATTTGAATCTGAGATAAACAAACCTGTTGACTTGCATGATAGAAATAAGGTTGCCGAGATAGATGGCCCAGTTTTGCTTAAAAGAGTTACAAATGAAGTATTTGAGAATGACCCATCTGTTGGTTTATCAATTTCTTATGATATTGAAAGCCAAGAAACTGCTGTAAGCTGTGGTGGAAGTAGAGAAACCAATTATGATCCAGGTAAAAATCCTGAAAATGGACTGCATATTGGAGAGTCCAGCACAGGATTGTCCCTGGATCAGGCGAACAACAGAGGAAATGAAAACCCATTGATATCCATGGGACAACCCTATGATAAGGAAGTTGGAAATACAGTTCCGATCGTTCCTTCCTATGACATCAGAGATACTAATATTAGATCTATGGGTTCACCCTTCAGAAAAGGTATTGGCAATACCAAATCATCGACCAGTTCCTCTAAGAAACAGTACTCCAGTAGTTCATGTTTTGGTTGTTATAATGGTGAATCTATAGTTGATGTCCTGTCGAGGCCAGTTAGTAGCTATACTTTACTCTATGAACCATGTTCGGTTCAAACATCACAAACACATAAAAAACGAAAGGCCGCTGTGTCAAATGGTCGGCCACCTAAATCCAGACTTGTGTCTACACCTAAAAGTAAGTTAGGAACCAAACCTACTAAGAAAGAAGCCTCAAACAGTTTCCCATCCAATGTCAGGAGTTTGTTAGCAACTGGGATCCTCGAGGATGTGCCAGTGAAATATGTTTCTACCTTACAGGAG GAGCTTAGTGGAATCATAAAAGGATATGGCTATCTTTGTGGGTGTCAATCATGCAATTTTTCTAAG GTGCTAAATGCATATGAATTTGAGCGTCATGCTGGTTGTAAGACAAACCACCCAAACAACCACGTACATTTCGAAAATGGGAAGACCATCTATCAGATAGTCCAGGAGCTAAAGAGCGCCCCAAGCAGCATGTTATTTAATGCTGTTGAGACAATGACTGGCTCCCAGATAAATCAAAAGGCCTTTCTCACTTGGAAAG AATCATTTCAAGCTGCCACTCTCGTATATATGGGAAGGAAGAACTAA